The genomic window AGGTTATTTATTAGTTATAGCCGCGAATGCGGAAGGTGAGTCTTCTGTTTATGCTTCCGTAAGAGTTATTGATTTTGTGAAGGATAGTTCTTTCATGGCTTTATATTTCTTGAATTCGGGCAATATGGGAAATAACAACTCTTCTTTATATATGTACGACATAGAAAAGGATGAGGTTGTTCCCGATTATTTCTTGGCTCAAAATGGCAGGGGGCTGGGAGATACGGCACAGGATATGATCGTGTATGGCGATAAGATGTATATTGCGGTATATGGAGAGTCTACGATAGAAGTGACGGATCTGAAGGCAAAATCCATTAAGCAAGTCAAGACAGAGGGGCAGCCCCGTTATATGGTATCAGAGGGTGGAAAAGTCTATATTAGCTATTATAATGGATATGTCGCTCGTTTGGATACCGCATCCTTGGAGGTTGAGGCGAAGGTAAAGGTCGGACGGAATCCGGAACAATTGGCGGTATCTTCTAATAAATTGTTTGTCTCAAACTCCGGAGGTATGGATTACAGTACCGAGGTTGGGTATGATAAAACGGTATCAGTGGTTGATCTGTCTACTTTTACAGAGATAAAGAAGTTGGATGTAGTATTGAATCCCACACGGATACAGGCGGATGAGCAAGGAAATGTATATGTGGTTTCTATGGGTAACTATGCGGATATACCCAATACGGTACAAAAGATAAATACGGAGACTTATGAGGTTACTTCCCTTACGAATTGTCCAAACGCAACGGAGATGGCCTATGAGGATGGCAAGCTATTTCTGTTCTATGCGCAATGGGGAATGTCTAGCCCTGCATTTTTAACATTTGATACAAAGAGTCAATCTGCGGGAACGAGCTTTATTACAGATGGAACCTCAATACAGTCCCCTTATTCAATCAGTGCCGTGGGTGGAAATGTCTATGTCGCAGAGTCTGATTATAAGAATAATGGCGATATTTATTGTTTCGGAGGTGACGGTAAATTGTTCAAGAAGTTTGAGGCCGGTTTAAATCCCATGAAAGTAGTCCTCGCTCAAAAAGATAATATCTAATGCGATTACTGATTCTCTTAGGGTTCGCTTTCTGGATGGTGGCATGTACGCCATCCGGAAAGCAAACTTCTTCCAAGGAAGCTCTTTCCTCTGATAGAATTCAATATGCCCAAGGTTTCACGGTTCAGCGCTTTGATACCTATACAATGGTGGAAGTTCGTGATCCGTGGGATAGTACTCGTCTGCTTCAACGCTATTTATTGGTAGACCGGACAAAGTCGGTTCCTGGCGGATTACCCAAAGGGACGATCGTGAAGGTCCCGGTAAAAGATATTGTGGTTTATACTTCTGTTCATGCGGCTATTATTGATCAATTGCACGAAATCAATAAGGTTATAGGTGTTTGTGAGCCTCGTTATATGGATACTCCTGCCATACAAGAGGGTATACAGGCCGGAAGAATCGCTGATTTAGGTGAGGCTACCTCTCCGAATATAGAGAAAATGATAGAGATCGGTGCGGAACTCGTGATAGCTTCCCCGTTTCAGAACAGTAGTTATGGGCCTGTCGAGAAGATAGGGATACCCATTATCGAAGGAGCCGACTATATGGAGGCATTTCCTTTGGGGCGCACGGAGTGGATTCGCTTTTATGGTTTGCTATTCGGAAAGGAAGAGATGGCCGATTCTATATTTAAAGAAACAGAGCAAGCCTATTTGTCCCTAAAGAACTTAACCGTGAATATAGATAAGCGTCCTACTGTTTTGTCGGAGAAAAAGTTCGGTTCCTCATGGTATATACCGGCTGGAGATAGTTATATGGCCCATCTTTTCGAGGATGCAGGAGCCGATTATATGTTTAAGGATTTACCGGGTGCCGGAAGTACCCCCTTAGCGTTTGAGACCGTGTTTGATAAAGCGATCCATGCGGATATTTGGCTTGTTAAATATAATCAGTCTTCCGAGATGACCTATAACGATTTACGCTCCGAATATACTCCCTACGAGAATTTCGACGCTTTTAAAAAACAACGGATTTATACCTGTAATACAGGGATAGTTCCTTATTACGAGGAATTCCCATTACATCCGGAATATCTATTGAAAGATTTAATCTGGATTTTCCATCCGGAGCTAGTACCCGGATATTCTCCCCGTTATTTTAGTAAAATGCCCTGATTGTCTTAAAGGTTTCATATCTTTGTTGAAATGTCGTTACTAGACAAATAAAGGTATTAGACTATGAAGATAAAAAAGGTATATGTTGATGTTTTAACTGCATTAGCGAAGGGAACAGATGCCGGGATTTACAGGTTGAATCCCAAACGAGTTGAAATCGTGAGTTGTGAGCAGGATGTAAAACGTGTTCTTGCTGAATGTGAGAAGACTGGTAAATCTGTAACCTTTAAAGCTGGGGGGACCTCTTTATCCGGCCAGACTATTACAGATTCTGTATTGATGGAAATCAGTCCTGACTATGGAAAGGTTAAGATTTCAGGAGATGGGAGTTTGGCTAAATTCCCTTGTGGTATAACTGGAGAAGAGGCGAACCGCTGGTTGAAACCTTATGGCCGTAAGCTAGGGCCTAGCCCTGCCTCCATCAAATCCGCACGTATCGGCGGGATCGTAGCGAATAACTCAAGTGGTTCTAGCTATGGTATTATCCATAACTCCTATAATACGGTCCGGGATATGGAGATTATCTTTGCGGATGGAGCCTTTTTGGATACCTCTTCGTTAGCGAGTCGCAGGGATTTCATGCAAACGCATATAGGCTTATTGGAGAAGTTGATGAATTTCCGTTTGGAGATTTTGTTGAATCCAGACATGGAAGACCGGATTCTATCTAAATATGAGTTGAAGAATACCTGCGGTTATGGAATGAACTCTTTCTTGGATTATACCGATCCATACGATATACTCATGCATTTAATGGTTGGCTCGGAAGGAACCTTAGGGTTTATTTCTTCTGTTACTTTCGAGACAGTCCCCGATGAGGCTTTAAAAGCTTCCGCCTTGATTTATTTTCCCTCTTTGATGGAGGCGTGCAGAGCCATAGCCCCGTTACGCCAATGCAAAGTGTCCGCCGCCGAGTTGATGGATAGAAACGCCTTACATGCGGTAGAGGATGAACCGGGGATGCCGGAGATATTACATTCTTTACCCGAGGATGCGGTAGCGTTGCTGATCGACACGTCTTCTAATTCGGAAGAAGAACTTCAAATCCAATTCCGAGATATAGAGGAGCGGCTAGCAGATATACAGACCTTATATCCGGTATCATTTACGACCGATCCGAAGCTTTACGCTACTTATTGGCGGGTACGAAACGGTTTATTTACTTCCGCTGCGGGAAGACGGCCACGGGGGACGGTATCTATTATTGAAGATATTGCTTTCCGGGAAGAGGTTTTAGGAGAGGCTTTGGAACAAGTGCGTGGGGTCTTGTCGGATTATGGATACGGAAATGCGGTGATGTGGGGACATTTATTGGATGGAAACGTTCATTTCACGATTTTTCCGGATATAAACGCACAGGAAGGTATTGATCATTACGCTTCTTTTATGCGTAGCCTTGTAGATGTGGTACTTTACTACGACGGTAGCTTGAAAGCGGAGCATGGCACGGGACGAAATATGGCTCCATTTGTTAAAGATGAATGGGGTGAGGAGATTTATGAGTTGATGTGGAAGATCAAAAGGCTCTTTGACCCGGAAAATATATTAAATCCGGGTGTCCTTTTAAATCGGGACCCGGATGTGTTTATAAAGAACTTAAAGCAAATACCGTTGGCGAATGAGCTGATCGATAAATGCATCGAGTGTGGTTTTTGTGAGATACAATGTCCGTCAAGGCATGTGACATTGACACCCCGGCAACGTATCGTGATCTATAGGGAATTATCGGCTTTGGCGGAACAGGGGGAAACAAACTCTAAGCGATATAAAGAACTCAAGAATGCCTTTAACTATAAAGGTAACGCTACCTGCGCTACCGATGGCCTATGTGCTACGGCATGTCCGGTTGGCATTAATACCGGTTTATTGATCAAAGAGTTACGGTGGGAAGAGAATGGTACCTTGGCGAATGCTATCGCTTCGGGCATCGCCGGGAATATGGGAGTCGTAACGGGTATGCTTCGTCCTTTGCTTAAGTTGCCCCATGTGCTTTCAAAGCTGGTGGGGTATAATGCATTCGAGAGATTTGCCTCTTTCTTGTTTAAGGCTTCCGCTCGTAAATTCCCGCTTTGGACTCGGCATACACCTTCTGGCGCGTCAAAGTTCAAGGAACTGACGGGTGTAGAGAATGGGATGGAAATGGTCTATTTCCCCTCTTGTATTACCCGTACGATGGGGACTTCGGCTGATTATGAAGATGTGGATTTCGTGAGTGTAACGGAACAAACAATCGTTTTGTTGACAAGAGCCGGCTTTACGATTCGTTATCCGGAGAATCTAAGCAAGCTTTGTTGCGGTATGGCTTTTAGCAGTAAGGGGTTCCGGAAGCAAGCGGCGCAGAAGGCGGAGGAATTGAATGAGGCTCTTTTGCGGGCGAGCGATAACGGCCGATTGCCTATTTTGTGCGACATGAGCCCTTGCTTGCTGCATATGAGGGAAACCTTGGATAAACGTTTACGATTATATGAACCAGTGGAGTTTATCTATGACTTTATGCGTGATCGTCTGAACTTTACTAAGTTGCCGGTTACGGTAGCGGTACACTCTACTTGTAGTACAACGAAGATGGGAGTACAAGACAAGCTGGTGGAACTGGCAGGCTTATGCGCGAACCGGGTGGTCTCTCCCGCTCAAGTTACTTGTTGCGGTTGGGCGGGCGATCGTGGTTTCTTCTATCCGGAACTAAACGCTTCCGGTCTTCATTACTTGAAACCGAACTTGCATGGGGCGACGGAAGGATATAGCAATAGCCGTACGTGCGAGATTGGTTTGACGATGAATAGTGGGATATCCTATAAGTCGATCGTATATTTAGTGGAAAAGGCTACCCGTTAAAAATCAAAAACCCCGGTTTCGTACAACTGAAACCCGGGGCTTTGTAGTTTGGCATTCGAAATTATAGGGAGTTTTATTTCATAGATTCTTTATTCATATTATGCGTAACCGTTAAGCATTCCGTTGAAATACATCGGTTTTAAAATATATACCTTTAAGATCCAAGCAAGCCATTGCTCTTTTGATGTATCGATCATCGAGAATGGGAATGAAACGTCGGGTTTCTTTTCGTAGTCAAACTCACAAAGCAACACGTGTCCATAATCCGTAACGATCGGGCAAGCGGCATAACCGTTGTATTTCTCGGTCGGCTCTTTACCTTCCATGAGCGCGATCAGGTTCTTGGCGGCGATAGGTACTTGCTTACGGATAGCGGCAGATGTTTTACTGGTCGGGATACCGGCTACATCACCCAGAGAAACGATGTTCTGGTATTTCTTATGTACCAAGGTCTCTTTATCGACCATTACCCATGCGTCCGCGGCCAATTTACCTTCTGTCCAACCTAATCCGGCATCACGAACGAAATCGGGAGCGGACATAGGCGGGGTGAAGTGTAAGAAATCGTAATCCTCTACGAACGGCGTTACGATCTTTTCTTCGCCTTTTGTCTCTATTTTCTCAAAATGCACTTGTTTTGCGGATGTGTCTACACCTTTTACACGTACATTCAAGTTAATAGGTATATTACGTTCATTATATATTTCCAGCAAGCGAGGCGTGAAATACGGAATATCGTATAGCTCCTTCGATGCGGTAAAATAATTCAATTGCAGTTTGTCGCGAGTCCCTTGTTTCCTTGCGTAATGCTCGGATAATAAACAGATCTTTTTGGGAGCGCCACCACATTTATGTTTTGTATAGGTATCGGTATAAATACCTTTGCCTCCTTTTTTAGCGAATTCTTGAAGAGCTTTCCATGTCTTTTGGGCTCCTTCGAAATCGTAAATAGAGTTTGCGTTTCCTTGTCCCAAGGTGTCGTGGGTAATGCCCTCTACTTTTTCCCAGTTACATTGTAATCCCGGGGTCAGTACTAAAAAGTCGTACGGAATCTTTCCGTTACTTTTGGTCGTTACTTGATTCCATACGGGATCAACCGCGGCGACCGAGTCCTTTATCCATTTTATACCGCTAGGCATACAATCCTCTTGCTTCTTCCAAACATCTTCCGGTTGGTATACACCTGAGGCGATCAGAGTGAATCCCGGTTGATAAAACTGACGATCGCTGGGGTCAATCAGGGTGATATCCGGTTCATCAAGCCAATGTTTTAATCGGGCAGCCATACTGATACCAGCGGCTCCTCCACCGATAATAACGATTTTACCTTTTGCGCTGCTTGAAAAAGCGTTTGCTTTTCCGGTATTAGCTCCCGCGATCAGTCCTGTCGCCGCTAATAACTTAAAGAAATGCCGTCTGTCGACACCTTTCTTTTCTAGCGCATCTAATTGTTTCTCCAGTTCGTGTTTCATCATGTCGAAAGAATTTAAGATTTTATTCGCTGGCAAAGGAAACACAATAAATTACGGTAGCCATGAAAATGACTACTACACGACTTGCGCAAATGATTTTTTTATTGGATAAGACTACTACAAGACTTTCTCAAGCTCCTTTTGTATATATATACTATGCTGTTATATAGTATATTATATGTCAAATAGATTAAAATTATATAAGACTCACTTTTTGCGAGATTCTAAAGTGATGCGATCCGGAAGCCAGAGATACGCTGGCACATCCTCCAATTCCAACACGATTCTTTCTTCGATCATTCCTTCCGCTTCCTCAAAGCTTCCGACGATGATCAAATCCTCCTTCCCATCCTCGTTAACAGCCTGCGGCTTAATATCGTACGATCAACCGCAATAAGATCTACCACATTTTTTTTATCTCTTCCAGATAAATTAAAGTAAGTCGTGGGAGTGGTTTATTGTGAATATGTAAATATTTAACACATAAATCTTTATCCATAATGAATAAGAAAGGAGCGAAAGAATCTTCTAGTTCCATAGGTAGCCCTAAATTCTTATTATGTAAGCTCAATAGTTTTTTCCCATAGCAATCGTTTCTTAATCGAGCAGGATAATCAGGCGATACGAAAACTATTTTTGTTTTTATTTCCTCGTCTGTAAAAACCTCGTTCATTATATCGACAACTGCATCGATACAAGGAGGACATGTTTTCTCTGAAAAACAAAAGAATAATTTTTTATCATTACATAAATTACTTAAGGAGAAAGAATCTAGAGAGTCTGTTCCCCAATAGGCTATTTGATCAAGGCATTCATAGTGTTCATTTTTTAGTTCTTCTCTTTTAAGGATACCCAGACTTTCTTTCTCGTATTCAAAATTGTCAACATACACATCCTTCGGGGATTTTCTAAAATGATTCACGCATTGCATACAA from Parabacteroides distasonis ATCC 8503 includes these protein-coding regions:
- a CDS encoding FAD-binding and (Fe-S)-binding domain-containing protein — translated: MKIKKVYVDVLTALAKGTDAGIYRLNPKRVEIVSCEQDVKRVLAECEKTGKSVTFKAGGTSLSGQTITDSVLMEISPDYGKVKISGDGSLAKFPCGITGEEANRWLKPYGRKLGPSPASIKSARIGGIVANNSSGSSYGIIHNSYNTVRDMEIIFADGAFLDTSSLASRRDFMQTHIGLLEKLMNFRLEILLNPDMEDRILSKYELKNTCGYGMNSFLDYTDPYDILMHLMVGSEGTLGFISSVTFETVPDEALKASALIYFPSLMEACRAIAPLRQCKVSAAELMDRNALHAVEDEPGMPEILHSLPEDAVALLIDTSSNSEEELQIQFRDIEERLADIQTLYPVSFTTDPKLYATYWRVRNGLFTSAAGRRPRGTVSIIEDIAFREEVLGEALEQVRGVLSDYGYGNAVMWGHLLDGNVHFTIFPDINAQEGIDHYASFMRSLVDVVLYYDGSLKAEHGTGRNMAPFVKDEWGEEIYELMWKIKRLFDPENILNPGVLLNRDPDVFIKNLKQIPLANELIDKCIECGFCEIQCPSRHVTLTPRQRIVIYRELSALAEQGETNSKRYKELKNAFNYKGNATCATDGLCATACPVGINTGLLIKELRWEENGTLANAIASGIAGNMGVVTGMLRPLLKLPHVLSKLVGYNAFERFASFLFKASARKFPLWTRHTPSGASKFKELTGVENGMEMVYFPSCITRTMGTSADYEDVDFVSVTEQTIVLLTRAGFTIRYPENLSKLCCGMAFSSKGFRKQAAQKAEELNEALLRASDNGRLPILCDMSPCLLHMRETLDKRLRLYEPVEFIYDFMRDRLNFTKLPVTVAVHSTCSTTKMGVQDKLVELAGLCANRVVSPAQVTCCGWAGDRGFFYPELNASGLHYLKPNLHGATEGYSNSRTCEIGLTMNSGISYKSIVYLVEKATR
- a CDS encoding DUF5074 domain-containing protein gives rise to the protein MKKRNLFCVSALCALMSFSFVSCDDDNEPSLNIPNVSVTNVSFTDENPEALKVSGTLNWTAPSSVDNVTKYVIYGSSDGTVKDMKIAEVEVGTHSYAITDVVNIGYLLVIAANAEGESSVYASVRVIDFVKDSSFMALYFLNSGNMGNNNSSLYMYDIEKDEVVPDYFLAQNGRGLGDTAQDMIVYGDKMYIAVYGESTIEVTDLKAKSIKQVKTEGQPRYMVSEGGKVYISYYNGYVARLDTASLEVEAKVKVGRNPEQLAVSSNKLFVSNSGGMDYSTEVGYDKTVSVVDLSTFTEIKKLDVVLNPTRIQADEQGNVYVVSMGNYADIPNTVQKINTETYEVTSLTNCPNATEMAYEDGKLFLFYAQWGMSSPAFLTFDTKSQSAGTSFITDGTSIQSPYSISAVGGNVYVAESDYKNNGDIYCFGGDGKLFKKFEAGLNPMKVVLAQKDNI
- a CDS encoding ABC transporter substrate-binding protein codes for the protein MRLLILLGFAFWMVACTPSGKQTSSKEALSSDRIQYAQGFTVQRFDTYTMVEVRDPWDSTRLLQRYLLVDRTKSVPGGLPKGTIVKVPVKDIVVYTSVHAAIIDQLHEINKVIGVCEPRYMDTPAIQEGIQAGRIADLGEATSPNIEKMIEIGAELVIASPFQNSSYGPVEKIGIPIIEGADYMEAFPLGRTEWIRFYGLLFGKEEMADSIFKETEQAYLSLKNLTVNIDKRPTVLSEKKFGSSWYIPAGDSYMAHLFEDAGADYMFKDLPGAGSTPLAFETVFDKAIHADIWLVKYNQSSEMTYNDLRSEYTPYENFDAFKKQRIYTCNTGIVPYYEEFPLHPEYLLKDLIWIFHPELVPGYSPRYFSKMP
- a CDS encoding NAD(P)/FAD-dependent oxidoreductase; the protein is MMKHELEKQLDALEKKGVDRRHFFKLLAATGLIAGANTGKANAFSSSAKGKIVIIGGGAAGISMAARLKHWLDEPDITLIDPSDRQFYQPGFTLIASGVYQPEDVWKKQEDCMPSGIKWIKDSVAAVDPVWNQVTTKSNGKIPYDFLVLTPGLQCNWEKVEGITHDTLGQGNANSIYDFEGAQKTWKALQEFAKKGGKGIYTDTYTKHKCGGAPKKICLLSEHYARKQGTRDKLQLNYFTASKELYDIPYFTPRLLEIYNERNIPINLNVRVKGVDTSAKQVHFEKIETKGEEKIVTPFVEDYDFLHFTPPMSAPDFVRDAGLGWTEGKLAADAWVMVDKETLVHKKYQNIVSLGDVAGIPTSKTSAAIRKQVPIAAKNLIALMEGKEPTEKYNGYAACPIVTDYGHVLLCEFDYEKKPDVSFPFSMIDTSKEQWLAWILKVYILKPMYFNGMLNGYA